The DNA segment TATGCCCGTGCCAATTCCTGGAGTTGTGGTGCCTGGTGGTGCAGTTGTTGGAATTGTGGTTCCCGGTGGCGCGAGAGTAGGAGTTGTGGTTCCTGGTGGCGCGATTGGTGGAGTTGTGCTTCCTGGTGGTGCAATTGTTGGAGTTGTGGTACCTCCACCAGTGTTGCTGGTACAAAGTTGATAAAATAACATCAAGAAACAGGAAACTAGCCACACAATATAACGAGGCATAGtttgaaaatttaaatttaaattatttctaaataataTAATGTGTAGAGGCAACAAAATCAGTAGTAAGATCTGTCTGTGGCTGCAAAGAAAGTAGGAACTAACTTGATTACCAATTCAAGGAACCTACTTTTCCATCATGGCAAAGAAGAAATGTACAAAATACCATATTGACATACGGAACATCATATCATTATCAAGACTGCTAGAATGTGCATATATAATGATGAATCACAAAACCATTCACCATCATTTCAAGGAAAATTACTGTAACATAGCCAGGACAGGAGTGCCTATTGTGGTAAGGGAAAGAAAAATTGGCACCAATAATCTTATTTCGAAAAAAGAAACCAATTTGACTGGCAACCACTTAGAAAAGATGTGCACCAATTTGGATGGCAACCAATTAAGTCATACATCAAGTTCGGATTCGGATCTTAATCAAGATACCAATAATTGCAACTATTTTTAGTAGAAATTTAACTTTCATATATCACAAACTCTTTACCTTCTAAAGTCTACCGACACCAGGAGAAACAAAAAATGTTACAGAATAAGCTTCCTTCAGAACAACTTTGTTGTTCAAGATAATCCAAAAGACCCCTTTTTTGGGAAGGTGCTAgcaatattttaatattttttaaagagATGCTTCATTTAAAATTGGCAACAAAAATGCAAGATCTAAGTCCCCATACGACAAGTATAGAGAACAGAGAACATACCCAGGAGTGGACTGATAAACACACCCAGAACCTGTGGCTGTTGATtataaaaaagaataataaaatcagtaaatcaaataaattgcctaaaattttaaaaatactatGTGGTGAgtcaaaaaaaattgtttttttttaaaaagaacttACTAGTTGGTGGATTTGGGCTCGTAGTTGCAGTTCCACTAAAGTCACAACTAGCACCAGCTGCGCCCTTTCTTTGATAATAGCTATTTACAGCATAATTACAGTGATCTTTAATAGTATTAGGATTAAAGCAAGCACCATTTTGAAGTATAGGAGTACAATCAGCTCCAGCTCCACAAGCATAATCTATgtttttttgaagttgttgatcACTTACCCCATCTTTACAAATACAGAACATAGCACCTGCAGTTGCACAAGATAGCCACGAATAATTAAAGAATCAACTCAAAAAGCAAAATTCTTGAAGTATTGATCAAGAAAAAAGAACCCTTTACTGAATAATATTATATGATCAGCATTTGAAGCTCAAATTCAATAGGATTACAAAGAAAAGCTTACTTGAATGACCAGTGATGGCCAAGAAAAGTACTGAAAACAGTACAAAAGTGGCCATGATAGTGGTGGCAAGATCGTGGAAAAGAATTATGTTATGTCCCAAaactttttgaagaagaagaaagaggtagagagcaaaagagcaagagAGAAGTGAAAAGGTGGAAAAGGGGGTGTGGGGGAATGGAGTTGTGTAGACAACACAACAAGAATGACGGTGGAGATTAGATGACGGTGTGAGGTGGGGGggctagatgttattttggtgccATGCCATTTTATATCACCAATTCTTGTACTAAGGGTTGGTTTAGAGGGTATACAAGAATAATGTTGAATATGATATATTAGTAATGTAAGGATTAGTAAAGTATGAGTTAgtaatataattatttttattttataattaaaaaactTTTTATTACTACTTGCAATAGTTACATGTATAATCAGAAGCAAAACTCCAAGTTTGGACATATGGCCCCAAACTTAGTACATTATTTCTAAACATCTATCTTCAACTAAGCAATGGATAAAAATTTCTTTGTTGTAGCTCGTTCTTCAATCTGCTATGTATACTTCCTCCACAATGGACTTCACGTATAATCTGCCTTGTGATATCCCCACTGCCTctctttacttgttgaaaaattCTGCAGTTCCTTTCAATCCATACATGATATATTGTACCAGTCATGCTCCACCTATATAGTTCTGCTTTAGCTTCCTTCCCAGTTACATTTCTTGTAGCCCATTCAACTTCATCTTCCTAGCTATACACTTGTCTTGTTATTCCCAGCCATGTCAGTATCTTGCTCCATATCTCTGTCGAGTACTTGCAGGAGAAGAAGAGATGTTGATGACTCTCCATCTCTTGCTCACACAATGGACAGGTTTGCTCCACTTGTATCCCCCATTTGCTCATTCTATCTTTTGGTAGATAGTCCCTCCTGTAGTGACTTTGCTCCACTTGTATACATAATGAAGATCCATTTTGGGCACCCTTTATTGTTACAAATCAATCTTTTCCGGCGTTCATTTGTAAAGTCTCCTCGTAGTTGATTATACATGCTGCTAATAGAATATGTTTCAGCCATCAAAATCTTCTCTATCTCTAATCCTGCTTCAGTTATATACTTTGCTGCATGTAAAATCTTCTTCATTATCCATGATGCTTGTTTTGCTTCCACTGTCCAAGACTCTCTCCCTTTGGTATAGTACACATGAACCCATTTGACCCACAATTTGTCCTTCTTCTTGCATATATTCCATAAATGCTTCAGCAAAGCAGCCTTGTTCCATGTAGTCATGTCAATGATATTTAGACCCCTTTTTGATTTTGGTTTGCACAGCTTGTTCCATGCCACCAAAGGTTTTTTACTTGCATTTGCATCACCTGTCTACGGAAACTTTCTGCATATAGTCTCCACTTCTCGAATGATCTTCTTTGGCAAAGGAAAGATCTGAGACCAAAAGGATTGTATGGCAATCAACACACTTCTAACCAACTGCAATCTTCCTGCATAACTTAAGAATTTCACAGTCCATTGCTTTACTCTTCCCAACATTTTATCCAAAAGAGGTTGACATGGGTTTATTGATTGTCTCTTGGAGCTCAATGGCACTCCCAGATATCTAAACGGGAGTTCTACTACTGTGAATCCAATTTTCTACAGTATCTCCTGTTTCCAACTTCTGTTACTCCCCCAAACTATACACAACTTTTACTTTGGTTTGCAATTAAACCTGATGCTTTGGAAAAGCTTTGAAAGCATTCATATAGCATCTGCACATAAACCACTTCTCCTCTACAAAACAAAAGCAAATCATCTGCAAAATTGAGTTGGATAATCTGTAACTTTTCACACCTAGGATGAAAATTAAAATTTGGCTGCTCCCTCAAGTTTTTCAGTATCCTTGTTAGATATTCCATGGCTAACACAAAGAGTAGTGGGGATATTGGTTCTCCTTGTCTCACTCCTTTCTTAGCTGCAAATGGAGCAGTGGGACTCCCATTGATAGTTATTGAATAAGATACTGTCTTTATGCACTCCATCATCCACTCCACAAATTGCTTGGGAAAGCATAGTCCTGTGAGTACTTGTTCCAGAATTATTAGTTATGCAGAGATTATTTTTTATACAATGTTTAGTGTGGTATATTAAAAACtaaaatgcattgcataatttttttaaaaattagttatttacaaaaatgacctttatattttttaactttaagggactttaaggacaattttatCTTTAATCATGTTAATGCATGTATTAATACCTTGGTATTACTAATACCATGATTTGCTATGCATTAGCTATACATAGGATAgtaccaaataggatgtataactaatgcttgtattaattatacataggttgaaaaagtgtaccaaacaagatattactaatacacaaaattaATGCAAGTATTATTTTCTCTAATGCATTCTACCAAACGACCTCTAATAGTGTATATGATTATTTAtgtgtaaaaagaaaaaaataacagTCACACTGGAAAAAATATACACGCTTTGTTTTTTAATTTACTTCAAAAGAATGATATCTTTTTGAGAATCTTTTATTCTCATTATATTTTTACTGAATTGTTTTTATTCAGACTCATATAAGAGTTTATTATTTTATAAGAAAAGATAAAGATAAAAAGACATGTGAAATCACTATATCCCcccattcaaaaaaaaagaaattgacaTTTTACATATATTTAATTTGcatatcaatttttttttaaaatttgtataCAAACGAATATCTTTACTAACTTGGGAAAAAATTAAAATACATTGAAAAGCCTATAAATATATGTTTCTTCATTTCATTTAATGCGATACCATAATTGATAATTGTTATATTCTAAATTGATAATTGTTATATTCTAAATTATGTAATCTAAACTCCTCATCTATCTTTAGTTTCTAAATTAACATGAAATGTTTGAAGAGAGATTTTTTTATACATTAATACCCTTTTAACATGTTACTAAAATTTTAGTTTGTACAGttctctcttcttcattttttccctTAATGATGGAGTATATAATACGAATGTGTATTGGTAAAGTATAATAATATGTGAGTTAAGAATAGGAGACTGTGATGTAGGAAAGTGAGCAGCAAAGCCGAAACTTTTGTCATTTATTTGACTGAACTCGTCCAATATTCATGTGTGGCTTTCCCTTCACACGGTACCATGGTTAAAATTTAACACTCATTTGGTTAAACCTACTCCAAAGTTCCAACTAGGGTGTGTTCGGGAGGAAAAAAGGTGTTTATTACTTATTCAGCTTCAATTTGtgtgatattttttttattaatcaaTTCTACAAagaataaatatttttatatttaaaaataatataatttaaattTTCTATTATATTCATTTTATCTTTaatgagaaatttttataacCATATAAATCTTATTAAATGTTTAAGACTACAAGTTTCAAATGTCTTATGTTAGCTGCCATGGATTTGAAAgttgagcttgaggaagaagacatgcaaggagaaggcaacACTCAGAGAATGAGAGAAAACAAAATCTGTTATTGAGAAGAAAATGATACAACCATCTATCTCTACATGAGTGTACTGTGTATTTATAAAAGCTGCAGTATAACTACCTTCTAACACTGTACTAACTAACTTACTTCTAACTACAATCTACAGTTATATTTCTAACTATAGTTAACTTATCGGCTTGCATTATTAACTCCAGTCAACACTCCCCTTCAAGCTGATGGTTAATATGCATTCTTCACTCCTAGCTTGTTCAGTAAATGATCATGCTGAAACTTCCCCAAGCTCTTTGTCAGTAAATCTGCTAGCTGATCTTTAGTATGTACGTACTCTGTCTTCAGCAGTCCTTGGTATATTTTCTCCCTAACAAAGTGACAATCAATGTCAATATGTTTGGTCGTTTCATGGAAGATAGGATTAGAAGTTATTTGTATAGCAGCCTTGCTATCGTATATCAGACTTATAGGCTGCTGAATTCTAGCTCCAAGTTCCTTGAACAACCCGACCATCCAAGTGATTTCTGTTGCACATGAAGCCATACTTCTAAACTCCGCCTCAGCTGAACTTTTGGACACGGTCATTTGTTTCTTAGACTTCCAAGAGACCAGTGCATTTCCAAATTTGACCAAGTACCCAGTAACTGATCTTCTTGACTTTATATATGATCCCCAATCAGAATCACAGTAGGCAATCAGCTTGTGTGTACTTTCTGCAGGCATAAGTAACCCCAAGCCTGGTGCTTCTTTGATATATCTCACTACTCTAAGAGCAGCTTCCATGTGTAACACCTTGGAACATTGCATATACTGACTTAAGACCTCAACTACATAGGCAATATCAGGTCTTGTCATGGTGAGATACATCAGCATTCCCACAAGTCTCTGGCAGCAACTAGGATTCATGAGTTCCTGATCACCTTTTTGTTTGCAGTTCTGACTATATTTGTCATTCTCTACAAATGTGAGTTTTTATTCAACTCTAATGGTGTACCAGAAGGCTTTGCTCCACCTAAGCCTGCTTCAGATATCAACTCCAGTGCATACTTTCTTTGACAGATAAAAATTCCTTTCTTTGATCTGGCAAATTCAATCCCTAGATAGAATTTCAATTCCCCTAAGTCTTTCATCTTGAACTTCTTCTGCAACTCTATTCTGGTGTCACAAAGTAACTTGTCATTGTTCCCTATGATTAACAGATCATCCACATACACAAGGATGATGACTGTTCACCATTGGTTCCTCTAATGAACAATGAATAATTATAGTGACTCTGTTTAAATCCCATCTGCAGAAGTACCTCTATTAACTTCATATTTCACTACCTTGGTGCTTGTTTAATACCACATAAGAATTCTTTTCTTTGATCTGGCAAATTCAATCCCCAGAAAAAATTTCAATTCCCCTAAGTCTTTCATCTTGAACTTCTTCTGGAACTCTATTCTGGCATCACAAAGTAACTTGTCATTGGTCCCTGTGGTCAACAGATCATCCACATACACAAGGATGACGACTGTGTCACCATTGGTTCCTCTAATGAACAATGAATAATCATAGTGACTCTGTTTAAATCGCATCTGCAGAACTACCTCTGTTAACTTTATATTCCACTATCTTGgtgcttgtttaagtccatataAGGACTTATGGAGTTTGCAGACCTTCTTAGTCTCCCCTTGTCTGGCAAACCCCTGTGGAATATGCATATACACCTCTTCAACCAATTCACCATTAAGGAATGCATTATGAACATCCATTTGATAAATCATCAAGTGTTGAGAGGCAGCAAGAGCTACGATGGACCTAACTATTACTATTTTAGTTAGAGGAGAGTGTGTCAATGTAGTCCAGCCCTTCCTTTTGACTGTAGCCTTTGGTTACAAGTCTGGCCTTGTATCTTTCAACCTCTCCTAAGGTCATGTACTTGATTTTAAAGATCCACCGGCACCCTATTAGTGTTTTGCCATGGGGCAGATCAACTATGCTCcaggttttgttttcttttaaggtTGCAATCTCCAACTTCATAGCTTCCACCGACTGAGGATTAGTGGCTGCCTCACTGAAggatgtcgcacctcctttttaccgcgcccgcggggggtgcgtgggagttttctccaattaaaggacagtcgaaatggaatttgtttatttgtttcagagtcgccacctgggaattttaaggcgtcccaagtcaccggttttaatccctgaatcgaggagaatatgactctgtttgttattctgcgaaccagaaatcctgagtaaggaattctgttaattcgggagaaggtgttaggcattcccgaattccgtggttttagcacggtcgcttaaccatttttatatttggcttaattatcttgatttgttaaatacattttttatttgttgcccaattttattaccgcttttgtttagattgtttacaattatgtaaacgaatcacgcgtacgtatattcgtattatattccCTTTGTAAaaaatcgtgccacgcatacgtgtacacagaaaggttaataatattatttcttgtttatttttattataaaaaaataaacttatgttcgaaattgcgcttaaaattaagaacgttcgtcgctcttgtatgattaaatagtggacTGCATATCTCGGGTTatgtgaaattaatattgatattctccgaagaaccccctttttattaaatgttcgctcgaagttgcgcgaacgcataatccgaattgcttttagaaatataatcaggttacgcgaacgcatccctaatcacgcaaatattcttaatagtagtatagattttccataaattgtttattacgtccatgcatttttatgtgaaagtcatgagaaatcaatattttttttagtctctaaattcctcgttaatcgcaaattatattttttttccgcgtataaattatattcctccGAGCCATTCTAatttaaagaataaaataaacaacgtgtgattaatactaccatttttctcgtaaatacagTATATGTATACTCAAATGCGaatgtatatgaaactaaaaaaatctgACTCATGACAGGGAAtgctatttttgaagaattttcattattctatttgtaacGAATGCTGTTTTTGcactcttaaaattgttacacattataaatctaatctactcTTACATCATTTGTTCTTAATCTAATAGGCaaaattattttgattaattctgcttatgattgagtttgggatatatatatatatatataatcaagccaatttgattctcaatctatgtgaactattgctaaacactaacttttgcattgtataaattcctaggccatttgttattaagaaagagaacaaatctacctgttgacttaataagatgATATTACATATAACATTATTCACCCTATTTCAACATTATGAACATAACGGCGGATTGTACtaatgcatctttcaactattgattataaacataaccattattaGGCCATGTATGAACAAAATAAAACTAACATCATTTGATCTACAACTAAATCGGATGGTTGACAAAATAGGCTAGCGATATAGTTTTTGCCATTTccatactattctttacttaactAACAATGCCACAAGACTTAATTAATGACCAACTTTATGCCATATTTCCTATTTCTTGATAattcaatcacaactatacataatgaaattctgaaatatataacaCTATTACAACACTTATGCGTACTCCAAATGGGAATGATTAACTATAGTCgttatgtcaagcatactaccctgttaaataactaaaacaaaactgaaatttaaactaatagatttaaacgagtaaaagacataattataatcccaaacttcatttttcttccaATGTTCTTTTACAACATGAATCTtaaaaatatgtacctggaaataagggtagaagaagtaaatttcagcagtgacagcagcaacaaaacagcaAAATATACCAGtgtttccacagatttgagcaacaaaaCAGGATCCGAGGAACCCATATGCACAGGagcaaagcttcttaaagaatttcagattttaaaaccaagcagtatcaacatcagacccggacagattccagaaaacaatgttttagattttctttttccttttctattatcTGTTTCAGACTCTATGTGTATATGAGTgctctattttctgtttctttttctatttttcttctttctttttagaTTTCTGTTTCTACTTCTGTGtgtttttcctctcttaatttctgtccagattttctctctgtctctctctgtgtatatgtatttctgtgtgtgtTCATCTAtatctctctcttcttctttccTTAATGTGTGTcactgtatttatacaggtcttcCCCTTTCCTTTCAGTGCTGCTTGGACcccttctcttttaaaaaaacaGAACATCCCATTCAAAACCTGCTtttaactactttaaatcccattacaaattctttttcctgattttcagcactctcattaccctttgtttcccattattacattaaaTAAGAGCCATTAACACTCTACTATCAGCACACAACTattatcatattaccctcactgtttcattccagaaatacccctgaaaatcctttagtattactgttattactgccctagACCAAAACTGCCTAAACCTTAACAAAATTATCTGAATTAAACTGTTTAGCAGttaataaccaattcctaaatcaaacaaacattctgtcCTTTCACTGATAGCTAATTGATCTAACAAacccaatgtctaatagctaCTGGACAAaagctaaattcagattgaacactgaacttgcatATAAACATATTAACACTATACAGAACTCAACAGAacatttcaactgaaattcaaaactgaacaaagagcaacaaatgcaggagcattgtcagtattgacactgCCTGAAACTTAATATTCGGAAATCAATATACATCATTCATTTGACAGACTCATTGAAATATAAACAaggatgatttaattgacgagtgtTAGTCAACTGACTATCTATAACATTTTCCAACAATCAATTTataaacagattatttcaatcagcattttcagaaacagaattttataaaataactaatcgacgaacttaatcgagtcgattacacacattgtaaacaaacataaccagcagaaacaattcacattttgatcaagtaagcgggtatgagacagaatcatcagaattaaacaaacaaaaatatgaaaaattacacagacaactaaaataggcaacaatatatgtaggaaacaaaagaaataggaaaaatacctctgaatctttaattTTACCCGGACTtagactcaacttggattcggacccttttgaggctgaacagactttattcgaagtattctcaattgagaatacctcgattaaagtctcttatacctcaatccttcacttgaattggaaaaattccaCGATTGGagattttttagggtttcagattctttgatttagggttcgaccaaattctgggcagattcgaagggaaccaaagatgacacaagggtgagggaggcctaggggtcatttggtgttagtttggaacgaatctgagtgagttcatgtttggctcgaaccttcaaaagaagattcgaagaactctgaggtgattcgagccaaacaaacaccagatccataacgaggcaggttaggaggtgctatggtgttaattaggAAGTCATTGGAGAAGGTTGGGTTTTTAGACcaaccttcaatcgaagattcgagactatgtggtctgattcgagggaaactaaccccggatccgtaaagagggggttgtgaggagtcgagggtattcaggtggtgaccggcggcgttgttgccgccgggtttcaggcaatggggaattagggctaggctagggttaggggtgtgtttcGGAGATGACGATGAACatgagaggagggggggtgtttagttagggggccggggtagggattttGATTTATATAGGGATGTGGTGGATTGATAATGACCGTCGGATTAGCCGAGATCAAAGGCCTGGAttaattcacttaaccaaacgatgtcgtttggtttaagttggggggacgggttgaaccgggccATGGGTCGGGTAGGGGGTTATGGGTAAGGGTATGGAATAttagccgttggattgatttaatccaacggccttgaTGAAAGAtggccaaacgacgtcgtttgatttggtcgaattggaccggacaggggtatttggattgggctgtggggaaattagttttgtttgggcctggatttcagtccaggtccgatttttacttttataaattattttatatttcctaattttaatcctaattataaaaatcctaattaaaattataaaaacaaaattaaccttacaaaaatattaattacttttttaacaactatttaacacatagacaaaacgttaatcacacagtgaaacattaaaactagaacaaatgcatatttttatttttttatcaattattaaatgcataattaaaacctagatatgcatgaaacatgtattttattttatttttcattttaactACAACAAAGTTACCATATACGGACataatacaaataattaataaacgccacataaattctaaaaattgcacactaaaaaaaatttgttttatattattgatttattttggagtagtttcgtgaggcaaaaatcacgtgctcacagctgcccctctttgtgcggaaactcgaagagttttcgtgcaaagataaagtgagaggatacgagcgatttttgcccgttcaaatactccgtgggaagcattttttgaaagatatgaccgaacctctgcttcaaaggtttcctacatatccttgactataaaggaatcaggtcaatgtagttcgggaagttttgggtagctgggactaccgtgggactgtgatgttactgttgttttgtgctgcttttactgcttgctgac comes from the Nicotiana sylvestris chromosome 4, ASM39365v2, whole genome shotgun sequence genome and includes:
- the LOC104222024 gene encoding PLASMODESMATA CALLOSE-BINDING PROTEIN 3-like; protein product: MATFVLFSVLFLAITGHSSAMFCICKDGVSDQQLQKNIDYACGAGADCTPILQNGACFNPNTIKDHCNYAVNSYYQRKGAAGASCDFSGTATTSPNPPTTTGSGCVYQSTPGNTGGGTTTPTIAPPGSTTPPIAPPGTTTPTLAPPGTTIPTTAPPGTTTPGIGTGIATTPGTNNPVFGLGPSGSGISNTDGNAAGHFKNSVILTIALLAISLIICLRA